In Scatophagus argus isolate fScaArg1 chromosome 3, fScaArg1.pri, whole genome shotgun sequence, one genomic interval encodes:
- the pxmp4 gene encoding peroxisomal membrane protein 4, with protein MAGPDPVKTLLYTVNTLLQQEKYKAALAVLKGFRNGAVYGAKIRAPHALVMTFLFRSGSLKDKLKAILKATYTHSRNLACFVFTYKGLQALQESIQGKSLQSHSFLAACVGGWLVFGDNNNINSQINMYLLSRILFALSRLAVEKGFIPQPKHDPFPFFATLVWGIVLWLFEYHPHTLQPSLQSSMNYLYHDSNVWHDISDFLVYNKPRTSAQE; from the exons ATGGCAGGTCCTGATCCGGTAAAAACTCTTCTGTATACCGTCAATACCCTCCtgcaacaagaaaaatataaagcTGCATTGGCAGTTTTGAAAGGCTTCAGAAACGGCGCCGT ATATGGGGCCAAGATCAGAGCACCGCATGCTTTGGTAATGACTTTTCTGTTCAGAAGTGGCAG TTTGAAGGACAAGCTCAAAGCTATTTTGAAGGCCACATACACCCACTCTCGCAACCTGGCATGCTTTGTGTTCACATACAAAGGACTGCAAGCATTGCAGGAGAGCATACAGGGAAAGAGTTTGCAGTCTCACTCCTTTCTGGCTGCCTGTGTCGGAGGATGGCTAGTGTTTGGAgataacaacaacatcaacagtcAG ATCAATATGTACTTGCTGTCCAGGATCCTGTTCGCGCTGTCTCGGCTGGCTGTAGAGAAAGGTTTTATCCCCCAGCCTAAACACGACCCTTTCCCGTTCTTCGCCACATTGGTGTGGGGTATTGTCTTGTGGCTGTTTGAATATCACCCACACACCCTTCAGCCATCCCTGCAGTCCTCAATGAACTACCTCTACCATGACAGCAATGTGTGGCATGACATCTCAGACTTCCTTGTTTATAATAAGCCAAGGACTTCTGCTCAGGAATGA
- the tgm5l gene encoding transglutaminase 5, like, which produces MEDFSVQYVNLEISENLERHRTEDFSSSKALVVRRGAPFKVSVQLEGRPLNPKTDSLRIKVMLGRLFVVMPVTFSRNASSSHWKACIDPTNLDFQSPSIFISSPASASVGCYRFQLCVLAQNSWKTCAFGKFILLCNPWCREDAVYIPFEDQREEYVQNDSGLLFMGTPMNIVPRPWSYDQYEPGVLEACLNLLQVSPQHQKNARIDYLNRNNPVYIGRIVSAMINSEDDRGVLKGNWSGDFKEGVNPSMWTGSGDILRQWAQSGYSPVKYGQCWVFAAVMCTVMRVLGIPCRVITNFNSAHDTNGNLVIEEYYTETGQKLNRSKDSIWNFHVWVECWMTRQDLGSGMDGWQVLDPTPQERSGGVYCCGPAPVKAIKDRCIDLFYDIPFVYAEVNADVHTIIVNEGQVLSYSKDTERVGSLICTKAVGFPRYQNITGDYKYIKSPTSTLTSRSSTLSEDSTLRIGSSKGLAVFLSLDKAPVAGEPICFIVKVINKQSIAKMMKVHLNAQAKEYNSSPSDAFWENHGVIQLAPKEAKVIHQQILPTQFEHVLEENLINLAVVLEDIASHERVLASEEFNIASPQLTIQVADEDSIVLYKEQIATVTFTNPFSYPVSGVLTIAGAGLIQDKVRFRMLPLRPGGRVKQNITFVPSMMGTKMLQASLALADINSTVRGFKMVFVNRA; this is translated from the exons ATGGAAG ACTTCAGTGTACAATATGTCAACCTGGAAATATCTGAAAACCTGGAGAGACACAGGACAGAGGACTTCAGCAGCTCCAAAGCCCTGGTGGTGCGAAGAGGAGCCCCATTCAAAGTCAGTGTGCAACTGGAGGGCCGACCCCTCAACCCCAAGACCGACTCTCTGAGGATCAAAGTCATGCTAG GCCGCCTCTTTGTGGTAATGCCTGTCACTTTCTCCAGGAatgcctcctcctcccattGGAAGGCCTGTATTGACCCAACGAACCTGGACTTCCAGAGCCCATCCATATTCATTTCTTCTCCTGCCTCCGCCTCAGTGGGCTGCTACagatttcagctgtgtgtgctcGCTCAGAACAGCTGGAAGACCTGTGCTTTCGGCAAATTTATTCTGCTCTGCAATCCCTGGTGTCGTG AGGACGCAGTGTATATTCCCTTTGAGGACCAGAGAGAGGAGTATGTCCAGAATGACTCTGGGCTGCTTTTTATGGGGACACCTATGAACATTGTGCCAAGACCATGGTCCTATGATCAG TATGAGCCTGGTGTTCTGGAGGCGTGCTTGAATCTGCTCCAAGTCAGCCCTCAGCACCAGAAGAACGCAAGAATTGACTACCTGAACCGAAACAACCCCGTCTACATTGGCCGGATCGTGTCTGCCATG ATCAACAGTGAAGATGACCGTGGCGTACTGAAAGGGAACTGGTCAGGCGACTTTAAAGAAGGAGTTAATCCCTCCATGTGGACTGGGAGTGGGGACATCCTGAGACAGTGGGCTCAGTCTGGTTACAGCCCAGTCAAGTATGGGCAGTGCTGGGTGTTTGCAGCTGTCATGTGCACAG TCATGAGGGTTCTTGGCATTCCTTGCCGCGTCATCACAAATTTCAACTCTGCACATGACACCAATGGCAACCTGGTGATTGAGGAGTACTACACTGAAACAGGACAGAAGCTAAACCGCAGCAAGGACAGCATATG GAACTTCCATGTCTGGGTGGAGTGCTGGATGACTCGCCAGGATCTGGGATCTGGAATGGATGGCTGGCAGGTCCTGGACCCAACCCCGCAGGAGAGGAGCGGAG GAGTGTACTGCTGCGGCCCAGCACCAGTCAAAGCAATCAAGGATCGCTGCATTGACCTGTTTTACGACATCCCCTTTGTGTACGCTGAAGTGAACGCCGACGTCCACACAATCATAGTGAATGAGGGTCAGGTGCTCAGCTACAGCAAAGACACCGAGAGAGTGGGATCCCTCATCTGCACCAAAGCTGTCGGCTTCCCCAGATACCAGAACATCACAGGAGACTACAAATACATCAAAA GCCCAACTTCAACACTGACATCAAGAAGTTCCACATTGTCAGAGGATTCAACATTAAGAATAG GCTCATCCAAGGGATTGGCAGTCTTCCTGTCCTTGGATAAAGCTCCTGTTGCCGGGGAGCCTATCTGCTTCATAGTGAAAGTCATCAACAAGCAGAGCATTGCCAAGATGATGAAAGTGCATCTCAACGCCCAGGCTAAAGAGTACAACAGCAGCCCCTCAGATGCCTTCTGGGAAAACCACGGTGTCATACAACTGGCACCCAAGGAAG ccaaAGTTATTCACCAGCAGATCCTCCCAACCCAGTTTGAGCATGtgctggaagaaaacctgatcaACCTTGCAGTAGTCCTGGAGGACATTGCCAGTCATGAGCGGGTCCTGGCCTCGGAGGAGTTCAATATCGCCAGCCCACAGCTCACCATACAG GTTGCAGATGAAGACTCCATTGTGCTTTACAAAGAGCAAATTGCCACAGTGACCTTCACCAACCCATTTTCATACCCAGTTAGTGGTGTCCTGACTATAGCTGGGGCCGGGTTGATCCAGGACAAGGTTCGCTTCAG GATGCTCCCACTGCGTCCAGGAGGAAGAGTGAAGCAGAACATCACCTTCGTCCCCAGTATGATGGGAACAAAGATGCTGCAGGCCAGCCTGGCACTTGCGGACATCAACTCGACTGTCAGAGGCTTCAAGATGGTGTTTGTCAACAGAGCTTAG